A section of the Acidobacterium capsulatum ATCC 51196 genome encodes:
- a CDS encoding tyrosine recombinase, with translation MTATRTTDLLRDYQSYLRVEKGLRPLSCQAYQSDLLLFAEYLESMNTALLDARSEHVAGFLEHLNTHGVVSRSVARKLSCLRGFYKWLILDKRIHRDPTINMDSPSAWKILPKSLAQEDMTAMLDRARLLAEHPEADGIALRNYAILELLYAGGLRVSELTGLRVADLSLDAGRVLVRGKGDKERLVPLGQPAVAALRQYLDRGRAELARKARGAQGALFLSARGKPLTREYVWKLVRQYGASPHMLRHSAATHMVEHGADLRTVQTFLGHADIATTQVYTHVALGHLKAVVRQHHPRGKRS, from the coding sequence GTGACTGCGACCCGCACGACCGACCTGCTACGCGACTACCAGAGCTACCTGCGCGTCGAAAAAGGTCTGCGGCCCCTGAGCTGCCAGGCTTACCAGAGCGATCTGCTGCTGTTCGCAGAGTATCTGGAGAGCATGAATACAGCTTTACTGGATGCACGCAGCGAGCATGTGGCCGGTTTTCTGGAGCATTTGAATACGCATGGGGTGGTTTCGCGCTCGGTGGCGCGCAAGCTGTCGTGCCTGCGGGGCTTCTATAAGTGGCTGATTCTGGACAAGCGTATCCATCGGGACCCGACAATCAACATGGATTCGCCCTCGGCGTGGAAGATTCTGCCGAAATCTCTAGCCCAGGAGGACATGACGGCCATGCTTGACCGGGCCCGGCTGCTGGCCGAGCACCCCGAAGCGGACGGAATCGCGCTGCGGAATTACGCCATTCTGGAGCTGCTCTATGCCGGAGGATTGCGCGTCTCCGAGCTGACCGGGCTGCGCGTGGCCGATCTCTCGCTCGATGCCGGGCGCGTGCTGGTACGCGGCAAAGGCGACAAGGAGCGGCTGGTTCCGCTGGGACAGCCGGCTGTGGCGGCGCTGCGGCAATATCTTGACCGGGGGCGCGCCGAACTGGCCCGTAAGGCGCGCGGGGCGCAAGGCGCACTGTTTCTTTCGGCCCGAGGCAAGCCGCTTACCCGCGAATATGTGTGGAAGCTGGTGCGCCAGTATGGGGCCAGCCCGCACATGCTGCGGCACAGCGCGGCCACGCACATGGTAGAGCACGGCGCGGACCTGAGAACGGTGCAGACTTTTCTGGGGCATGCCGATATTGCCACCACGCAGGTCTACACGCATGTGGCGCTGGGGCACCTGAAGGCCGTGGTGCGGCAGCATCATCCGCGAGGGAAGCGCTCATGA
- a CDS encoding tyrosine recombinase XerC, whose product MSEPDGVMNQRVEAYLAALRNERGSSPHTLRAYTRELRDFAAYAERLLGKDVGVKAMEHTHIRAYLGELYERGLSKASAARALAAIRSWCKWLARHGELEQSPAALVATPKLPKHLPRVPTIEDMNRLVDASSEEVAAWPARDRLILELLYGCGIRNAELVGINLEDIQWTNEAILVRGKGRKERYVPIGDAAAQALRAYLPERNQKLATAGKDSAALLLNARLRGQGRLTTRSVGRIVKQMALAQGLPADVHPHTLRHAFGTHLLEEGADLRAIQELLGHERLSTTQRYTQLTVGQVEAVYDRTHPRAK is encoded by the coding sequence ATGAGCGAGCCCGACGGCGTGATGAACCAGCGCGTGGAGGCCTATCTGGCCGCCCTGCGGAACGAGCGTGGCTCGTCCCCGCACACGCTGCGCGCTTACACGCGCGAGCTGCGGGATTTCGCCGCCTATGCCGAGCGGCTGCTGGGCAAGGATGTCGGGGTCAAAGCGATGGAGCACACGCACATTCGTGCCTATCTCGGCGAGCTGTATGAGCGCGGCTTGTCGAAGGCCTCGGCGGCGCGGGCGTTGGCGGCGATTCGCTCATGGTGCAAGTGGCTGGCGCGTCACGGTGAACTGGAGCAGAGCCCGGCCGCGCTGGTGGCAACGCCCAAGCTGCCCAAGCATCTGCCGCGCGTGCCCACCATTGAGGATATGAACCGGCTGGTGGATGCTTCGAGCGAGGAAGTGGCGGCCTGGCCGGCGCGGGACCGCCTGATTCTGGAATTGCTGTATGGCTGCGGCATCCGGAATGCGGAGCTGGTGGGCATCAACCTGGAAGACATTCAATGGACGAACGAAGCCATCCTGGTGCGCGGCAAGGGCCGCAAGGAGCGTTACGTGCCGATTGGCGACGCCGCGGCGCAGGCGCTGCGGGCTTATCTGCCGGAGCGCAACCAAAAATTGGCCACCGCCGGGAAGGATTCTGCTGCGCTGCTGCTGAACGCGCGCCTGCGCGGTCAGGGAAGGCTCACGACGCGCAGTGTGGGGCGCATTGTGAAGCAGATGGCGCTTGCCCAGGGATTGCCGGCCGACGTGCATCCGCACACGCTGCGGCATGCCTTTGGCACGCATCTGTTGGAGGAAGGCGCCGATCTGCGGGCCATTCAGGAGCTGCTGGGCCACGAGCGCCTCTCGACGACGCAGCGCTACACGCAGCTCACCGTTGGGCAGGTGGAGGCTGTGTACGACCGCACCCATCCTCGGGCGAAGTAA
- the secA gene encoding preprotein translocase subunit SecA has translation MIGSVLTKVFGTSNERVVKRLLPIVEQIGALEPEIEKLSDEQLRAKTAEFRAYIAKAVEGVDDEDEQHKAIQRALDDLMPEAFAVVREAGRRVLHMRHFDVQLIGGMVLHQGKIAEMKTGEGKTLVATLPCYLNALAGRGVHVVTVNDYLAKRDAEWMGKIYEFLGLTVGVIVHDLDDEQRRQAYAADITYGTNNEFGFDYLRDNMKFDLKDCVQRKHFYCIVDEVDSILIDEARTPLIISGPTDQTTDKYVRVNRIIPALEQGEEIEKGEEKILTGDFVVDEKHKTISVTDEGWEKIEQLLGIGNIADPENWDLKHHVETAIKAHSLYKRDVQYVVKDGEVIIVDEFTGRLMPGRRWSDGLHQSVEAKEGVNIRREDQTLATITFQNYFRLYKKLSGMTGTAETEAAEFDKIYKLEIVVIPTNRPLLRVENPDVVFRTTQEKYFAVADQIAELNKNNQPVLVGTTSIEKSELLSQILVRKGVKHVVLNAKYHEREAEIVAQAGRLGMVTIATNMAGRGTDILLGGNADFMAKQELLKKGMARSISPAEGAINPMAAQGMLRFYYQGQEFETTQENWDRVFAQHSASVAQEREQVLAAGGLYIIGTERHESRRVDNQLRGRAGRQGDPGASRFYLSLEDDLMRIFAREWVSTLLQRLGMEEGVPIESRMISNRIEKAQMAVEGQNFEARKHLLEYDDVMNKQREAVYGLRNQLLAGLDQKELIVEDYVPNILSGIFDEYAPEKQHADQWNWEEIRKKLIDHFGFDYQVDGLDVADLTRHELGEEVFSRLKERYLAKEQFIGEEPMRYHERMIMLSVLDGLWKDHLLNMDHLKEGIGLRGYGQQDPLIEYKRESFDMFEAMMNRFQEDTVRYLYLMQIVGPDGQPMQVPTRLRPADASPNGVVHAEPAPLNGSAPIPEQAAPPPPPAIPTRQPSTTIDAIEREFEKKKQQELSHARMAGGGDGSDAVNTRRVGEKVGRNDPCPCGSGKKYKKCHGAEA, from the coding sequence TTGATCGGTAGTGTTCTAACCAAAGTTTTCGGAACCAGCAATGAGCGCGTGGTGAAGCGCCTGTTGCCCATCGTGGAACAGATTGGCGCCCTGGAGCCGGAGATCGAAAAGCTCTCTGATGAGCAGTTGCGTGCCAAGACGGCGGAGTTTCGCGCCTATATCGCCAAGGCAGTTGAAGGCGTGGACGATGAGGATGAGCAGCATAAGGCCATACAGCGCGCTCTGGACGATCTGATGCCCGAGGCCTTTGCCGTGGTTCGCGAGGCCGGCCGGCGCGTGCTGCATATGCGGCATTTTGACGTTCAGTTGATTGGCGGCATGGTGCTGCACCAGGGCAAGATCGCCGAAATGAAGACCGGCGAAGGTAAAACGCTGGTCGCGACGCTGCCGTGCTATCTGAATGCCCTGGCCGGACGCGGCGTTCACGTGGTGACCGTCAATGATTATCTGGCCAAGCGCGATGCCGAGTGGATGGGCAAGATCTATGAGTTCCTGGGTCTGACCGTCGGCGTGATCGTGCACGACCTGGACGACGAACAGCGCCGCCAGGCATACGCCGCCGATATCACCTACGGTACCAACAACGAGTTCGGCTTCGATTATCTGCGCGACAACATGAAGTTTGACCTCAAGGACTGCGTGCAGAGGAAGCACTTCTACTGCATCGTGGACGAAGTCGATTCAATTCTGATCGACGAGGCGCGTACGCCTCTCATCATCTCCGGCCCCACCGATCAGACCACGGACAAGTATGTGCGTGTGAATCGCATCATTCCGGCACTCGAACAGGGCGAGGAGATTGAAAAGGGTGAGGAGAAGATTCTCACCGGCGATTTTGTCGTCGATGAGAAGCACAAGACCATCTCGGTTACGGACGAAGGCTGGGAGAAGATCGAGCAGTTGCTCGGCATCGGCAACATTGCCGACCCGGAGAACTGGGACCTCAAGCATCACGTGGAGACGGCCATCAAGGCCCACTCGCTTTACAAGCGCGATGTGCAGTACGTGGTGAAGGATGGCGAAGTCATCATCGTGGATGAGTTCACAGGGCGCCTGATGCCGGGCCGCCGCTGGTCCGATGGCCTGCATCAGTCGGTCGAGGCCAAGGAGGGCGTGAACATCCGCCGCGAAGACCAGACGCTGGCGACCATCACCTTCCAGAACTATTTCCGCCTGTATAAGAAGCTTTCCGGCATGACCGGTACGGCGGAGACCGAAGCTGCGGAATTCGACAAGATCTACAAGCTGGAAATAGTTGTGATTCCGACGAACCGCCCGCTGCTGCGCGTGGAAAATCCTGACGTCGTCTTTCGCACCACGCAAGAGAAGTACTTCGCCGTGGCCGATCAGATTGCCGAGCTGAACAAGAACAATCAGCCTGTGCTGGTGGGTACCACTTCGATTGAGAAGTCGGAGCTGCTGTCGCAAATTCTGGTGCGCAAGGGCGTCAAGCACGTCGTGCTGAACGCGAAATACCACGAGCGCGAGGCCGAGATTGTGGCCCAGGCCGGACGTCTCGGCATGGTGACTATTGCCACCAACATGGCGGGCCGCGGTACCGACATTCTGCTGGGTGGCAATGCCGATTTCATGGCCAAGCAGGAGCTGCTCAAGAAGGGCATGGCCCGCTCGATCAGCCCCGCGGAGGGCGCGATCAATCCGATGGCGGCGCAGGGCATGCTGCGCTTCTACTATCAAGGCCAGGAATTTGAAACGACCCAGGAGAACTGGGATCGCGTCTTTGCGCAGCACAGCGCGAGCGTCGCCCAGGAGCGCGAACAGGTGCTGGCCGCCGGCGGCCTGTACATCATCGGCACCGAGCGCCACGAATCACGGCGCGTGGACAATCAGTTGCGCGGCCGCGCGGGACGCCAGGGCGATCCGGGCGCTTCGCGCTTCTATCTATCGCTCGAAGATGACCTGATGCGCATCTTTGCGCGCGAGTGGGTCTCCACGCTGCTGCAGCGGCTGGGTATGGAAGAGGGCGTGCCGATTGAGTCACGCATGATCTCCAACCGGATTGAGAAAGCCCAGATGGCCGTGGAAGGGCAGAACTTTGAAGCCCGCAAGCATCTGCTGGAATACGACGACGTCATGAACAAGCAGCGCGAGGCTGTGTATGGCCTGCGCAACCAGTTGCTGGCAGGGCTGGATCAGAAAGAGCTCATCGTCGAGGATTACGTTCCAAATATCCTGAGCGGCATCTTTGACGAATACGCGCCGGAGAAGCAGCATGCCGACCAGTGGAACTGGGAAGAGATCCGCAAGAAGCTGATCGATCACTTCGGCTTTGATTATCAGGTGGACGGACTCGACGTTGCAGACCTGACGCGGCATGAGCTGGGTGAGGAAGTCTTCTCGCGGCTCAAGGAGCGCTATCTCGCCAAGGAGCAGTTCATTGGCGAGGAGCCGATGCGCTACCACGAGCGCATGATCATGCTGAGCGTGCTCGACGGCCTCTGGAAAGACCACCTGCTCAACATGGACCACCTCAAGGAGGGCATCGGCCTGCGCGGCTATGGCCAGCAGGATCCTCTGATTGAGTACAAACGCGAGTCCTTCGATATGTTTGAGGCGATGATGAACCGCTTCCAGGAAGACACGGTTCGTTATCTGTACCTGATGCAGATTGTGGGGCCCGACGGCCAGCCGATGCAGGTGCCCACGCGGCTGCGCCCCGCGGATGCTTCGCCGAACGGCGTCGTGCATGCGGAGCCGGCACCGTTGAACGGCAGCGCGCCGATTCCCGAACAGGCCGCTCCTCCTCCGCCGCCTGCGATTCCAACCCGGCAGCCTTCGACGACCATTGATGCCATTGAGCGCGAGTTCGAGAAGAAGAAGCAGCAGGAATTGAGCCACGCGCGCATGGCCGGTGGGGGCGACGGCAGCGATGCGGTCAATACGCGGCGCGTCGGTGAAAAGGTAGGGCGCAACGATCCTTGCCCCTGCGGTTCGGGCAAGAAGTACAAGAAGTGCCACGGCGCGGAAGCGTAG
- a CDS encoding class IV adenylate cyclase, with protein MMAVETEVKFRVHDLAHLEQQLAAAGFHQVTPRTFEHNLLFDTPDRSLRARQSILRVRRYGDRWVVTHKAVPPGASAEDRHKHRIETETEVADGDAMGAIFTALGYAPAFTYEKWRTEYADHTGHCVIDETPIGLFAELEGPSEWIDTTAGALGLTQDNLMTLSYGRLFDEWRQQTGSEAQNLTFAEIRS; from the coding sequence ATGATGGCTGTTGAGACTGAGGTCAAGTTCCGGGTGCACGATCTGGCCCACCTGGAGCAGCAGTTAGCTGCTGCCGGATTTCACCAGGTAACGCCCCGCACCTTTGAGCACAACTTGCTCTTTGACACTCCGGATCGCTCACTGCGCGCGCGGCAATCCATTCTGCGTGTGCGCCGTTACGGAGACCGGTGGGTGGTCACTCATAAAGCGGTGCCGCCCGGCGCATCGGCCGAGGACCGCCACAAGCACCGCATCGAGACAGAGACGGAGGTTGCGGATGGCGATGCCATGGGAGCCATCTTCACTGCCCTGGGATATGCTCCCGCCTTTACCTATGAAAAGTGGCGCACCGAATATGCCGACCACACGGGCCATTGCGTGATTGATGAAACACCTATTGGACTCTTTGCCGAGCTCGAAGGCCCCAGCGAATGGATCGATACCACCGCCGGAGCGTTAGGCCTCACACAGGACAATCTCATGACGCTGAGCTATGGGCGGCTCTTTGATGAATGGAGACAGCAGACCGGCAGTGAAGCACAGAATCTTACCTTTGCTGAAATCCGCTCGTAA
- a CDS encoding L-threonylcarbamoyladenylate synthase: MKLTLRLPVDLMAPESANFHASIARAAEILRAGGTVAFPTETVYGLGANALDAAAVAGIFEAKQRPAWDPLIVHVSSLEMLSQVADELCDNAKRLAEVFWPGPLTMLLPRSANVPDAVTAGRPLVGVRMPSHPIAQALIEAAGVPVAAPSANSFGRISPTTAQHVAEDLEGRIDAILDGGETIHGLESTVIEPRADHSIIYRPGVVTAQQLRAVCAGSVEYYEPAHEKSAPESLPSPGVGLRHYAPRARLQLVEGAGEAQMTALRETVLDAERIGERVGVMLPESFQTALIGCAAHVYRWGRWEDKEELAQRLFAGLRQLDAEGLTLIVCPLPEAKGIGRAICDRLGKAARTHD, from the coding sequence ATGAAGCTCACCTTACGTTTACCTGTGGATCTCATGGCGCCGGAGAGTGCGAACTTTCACGCCTCGATTGCGCGCGCGGCTGAGATTCTGCGCGCCGGGGGAACGGTGGCCTTCCCGACCGAGACTGTCTACGGGCTGGGAGCCAATGCACTCGATGCCGCGGCAGTGGCGGGCATTTTTGAGGCAAAGCAGCGCCCAGCCTGGGACCCGCTGATTGTGCACGTCTCGAGTCTTGAAATGCTGAGCCAGGTAGCTGACGAACTCTGCGATAACGCAAAGCGGCTGGCAGAGGTTTTCTGGCCCGGTCCCCTGACGATGCTGTTGCCTCGCAGCGCCAACGTTCCTGACGCGGTGACCGCGGGCAGGCCACTGGTGGGCGTGCGCATGCCTTCACACCCTATCGCGCAGGCGCTGATCGAAGCAGCCGGAGTTCCGGTGGCCGCGCCAAGCGCCAACTCCTTTGGCCGCATCAGTCCTACGACTGCGCAGCATGTGGCCGAGGACCTGGAAGGGCGCATCGACGCAATTCTGGATGGCGGCGAGACCATCCATGGGCTGGAGTCTACAGTCATTGAGCCCCGCGCTGATCATTCGATCATCTATCGGCCGGGAGTGGTGACAGCACAGCAGCTGCGCGCGGTTTGCGCCGGCAGTGTCGAGTATTATGAGCCAGCGCATGAGAAGAGCGCGCCGGAGTCTCTGCCTTCGCCAGGTGTCGGGTTGCGCCACTATGCGCCGCGTGCACGGCTGCAATTGGTAGAAGGTGCGGGCGAAGCGCAGATGACTGCCTTGCGTGAGACAGTTCTGGATGCCGAACGGATCGGCGAGCGAGTAGGCGTGATGCTGCCTGAAAGCTTTCAGACCGCGCTCATTGGCTGTGCCGCGCATGTGTACCGGTGGGGCCGCTGGGAAGACAAGGAAGAACTGGCCCAGCGCCTGTTTGCCGGGCTGCGTCAACTGGATGCCGAAGGTCTGACGCTGATCGTATGTCCTTTGCCTGAGGCAAAAGGAATTGGGCGGGCAATCTGCGACCGCCTGGGCAAGGCCGCCCGCACGCACGACTGA
- a CDS encoding RNA chaperone Hfq: MQNASSEGSHAEAFYFQKQMQSQTPMVFMLDSGEKIEGCIEWYDRYAVKVRHARRRVLIYKSSIKYIYKAAETAAGL; encoded by the coding sequence ATGCAGAATGCCTCCTCAGAGGGTTCTCATGCCGAGGCGTTTTACTTTCAGAAGCAGATGCAGAGCCAGACACCCATGGTGTTTATGCTCGATAGCGGAGAAAAGATTGAGGGCTGCATCGAATGGTATGACCGCTATGCCGTCAAGGTGCGTCATGCGCGGCGGCGTGTATTGATCTACAAATCATCGATCAAATACATCTACAAGGCAGCAGAGACCGCCGCCGGCCTCTGA
- a CDS encoding ATP-binding protein produces MGFSDFIGNESAVRHLREAVAAGRVPHSLLMAGPRGAGKYTLALMLAQAINCLRQPVTDGLPDFCGECANCERIGQAMDLTARVDEAIAAREDLRETDKKETRILVQTHPSVLVIPPDPPQLLIKLGQVRTLIREVYRTPSEARRSVYIFTSASFMKEAANSLLKVLEEPPSHALIILLAENPGELLPTIRSRTSLIRLGAIATEQIEPLLASRRGDLKPAERALVARLAEGAVGRALSFDLPAYLTYRNEALQMLRFTLQQNDHSTLFRMTEGYRAGAEGQEKTVGLIRTLRSLLEDLLLHLSGASGLVRNIDLQRELSAMAQQIDVEWIERAARGLQSVESGMRRNLLRSISLDAFATDLAASIQH; encoded by the coding sequence GTGGGTTTCAGCGACTTCATCGGCAATGAATCGGCGGTACGGCACTTGCGGGAGGCGGTCGCGGCAGGACGCGTGCCGCACTCGTTGCTCATGGCTGGTCCGCGCGGGGCAGGCAAATATACGCTCGCACTCATGCTGGCACAGGCCATCAATTGCCTGCGGCAGCCGGTCACCGATGGACTTCCTGACTTCTGCGGCGAATGCGCCAATTGCGAACGCATCGGCCAGGCAATGGATCTGACGGCCCGCGTCGACGAGGCCATTGCGGCCCGCGAGGACCTGCGCGAGACCGACAAAAAAGAAACACGCATTCTCGTCCAGACTCACCCCAGCGTGCTGGTGATTCCGCCGGACCCTCCGCAACTGCTCATCAAACTAGGCCAGGTGCGTACCCTGATCCGTGAGGTCTACCGCACGCCCTCGGAAGCGCGCCGCTCGGTTTACATCTTCACCAGCGCGTCGTTCATGAAAGAGGCGGCGAACTCTCTACTGAAGGTGCTCGAAGAGCCTCCCAGCCATGCCCTGATTATTTTGCTGGCAGAGAATCCGGGAGAGCTGCTGCCGACCATTCGCTCGCGCACCAGCCTGATTCGTCTGGGAGCGATTGCTACCGAACAGATTGAGCCGCTGCTGGCCTCAAGGCGCGGCGACCTCAAACCCGCGGAGCGGGCGCTGGTGGCGCGGCTGGCCGAGGGCGCGGTGGGGCGGGCGCTGAGCTTTGACCTGCCGGCTTATCTAACCTATCGCAATGAAGCACTGCAAATGCTGCGCTTCACGCTGCAACAGAATGACCACAGCACGCTCTTCCGCATGACAGAGGGCTACCGTGCAGGGGCTGAGGGGCAGGAAAAGACAGTGGGGCTGATTCGCACCTTGCGGTCTCTGCTCGAAGATCTTCTGCTGCATCTCTCCGGCGCCAGCGGGCTGGTGCGCAATATCGATCTGCAGCGAGAGCTGTCCGCCATGGCGCAGCAAATTGATGTGGAGTGGATTGAGCGGGCCGCGCGCGGATTGCAGTCCGTGGAATCGGGAATGCGCCGCAATCTGTTGCGTTCGATTTCACTCGATGCCTTTGCCACAGATCTGGCTGCTTCCATACAGCACTAG
- a CDS encoding cytochrome P450, whose protein sequence is MATAVQTRKEFPIVRRGEYRLPPGLKLNLPFYLTRKFFKPGDPIKLFEYLQETYGSMSHYRIANSDVFVVHEPEFIREILVNQADKFIKERTQKRMKILLGNGLITSDGEFHKRQRRIAAPAFHRQRIQAYGAVMTDRALAMREEWQPGKEIGALAEMMRVTLQIVARTLLNTDVTAEVQQINDEVNAIMDLYNFLVALPRAEAYLHWPIPGLMRFRRARKRLDAVVYRIIAEHRQEKTDGGDLLSMLLRSRDDEADHSGMTDEQVRDEILTIFLAGYETVATALTWTWYLLAQNPEAEARMHEEIDTVLQGRTPTLEDLPQLKYVEMVFAESMRLYPPAWAMGRQATADVELGPYRLPAGSYVFFSQYIIQRNPEYWPDPLEFRPERFSVDQKAARSRFIYFPFGAGSRQCIGESFAWMEGVLVLATIAQKWRLRLIPGQQVELQPKITLRPKPEIRMLLELR, encoded by the coding sequence ATGGCCACAGCAGTTCAAACCCGCAAAGAATTCCCCATCGTCCGCCGGGGCGAGTATCGCCTGCCGCCGGGGCTCAAGCTCAACCTGCCCTTTTACCTCACCCGGAAGTTTTTCAAACCGGGCGATCCCATCAAGCTCTTCGAGTATCTGCAAGAGACATACGGCTCCATGTCCCACTATCGCATCGCGAACAGCGATGTCTTCGTGGTGCATGAGCCGGAGTTCATTCGCGAAATTCTCGTCAACCAGGCCGACAAGTTCATCAAAGAGCGCACACAGAAGCGCATGAAGATTCTGCTGGGCAACGGGCTCATCACCAGCGATGGCGAGTTTCACAAGCGCCAGCGCCGCATTGCCGCGCCGGCCTTTCACCGTCAGCGCATTCAGGCCTACGGTGCCGTCATGACAGATCGTGCGCTGGCCATGCGCGAAGAATGGCAGCCCGGCAAGGAGATTGGCGCGCTCGCCGAGATGATGCGGGTGACACTGCAGATTGTGGCGCGCACGCTGCTCAACACTGACGTGACAGCCGAAGTGCAGCAGATCAATGACGAAGTGAACGCCATCATGGATCTCTACAACTTCCTGGTGGCCCTGCCGCGCGCCGAGGCTTATCTGCACTGGCCCATTCCGGGGCTGATGCGCTTTCGCCGCGCACGCAAGCGGCTCGATGCGGTTGTCTACCGCATCATTGCGGAGCACCGGCAGGAGAAGACCGACGGCGGCGACTTGCTCTCGATGCTGCTGCGCTCACGCGATGATGAGGCCGATCACTCCGGCATGACCGACGAGCAGGTGCGCGATGAGATTCTAACCATCTTCCTCGCCGGATATGAAACCGTGGCCACGGCGCTCACGTGGACGTGGTATCTGCTGGCACAGAACCCTGAAGCCGAAGCGCGCATGCATGAGGAGATCGACACCGTGCTGCAGGGCCGCACACCCACACTCGAAGACCTGCCCCAGCTCAAGTATGTTGAGATGGTCTTCGCCGAGTCGATGCGGCTGTATCCGCCGGCCTGGGCCATGGGCCGCCAGGCAACGGCAGACGTTGAACTGGGCCCCTATCGCCTGCCCGCCGGCAGCTATGTCTTCTTCAGCCAATACATCATTCAGCGCAATCCGGAGTACTGGCCCGATCCACTGGAATTCCGCCCCGAGCGTTTCTCCGTCGATCAGAAAGCAGCGCGCTCGCGCTTTATCTACTTCCCCTTTGGCGCGGGCAGCCGGCAGTGCATCGGCGAGTCCTTTGCGTGGATGGAAGGCGTGCTGGTGCTGGCCACCATCGCGCAGAAGTGGCGTCTGCGGCTGATTCCCGGCCAGCAGGTCGAGTTGCAGCCCAAGATCACCCTCCGGCCCAAGCCGGAGATTCGCATGCTCCTTGAGTTAAGGTGA
- the tmk gene encoding dTMP kinase gives MRQGFFLTFEGLDGSGKSTQLRRLAQWLEARGESVVVTRQPGGTRIGDGIRALLLDSRTESISPMAELGFMFSDRAQSIAEVIRPALDAGKIVLCDRYTDSTEAYQGGGRQLGSELVRNLHQVMCGGLDPDLTLLLLPDFARSLERARRRNGRVAAREGKDEGRFEQENEIFYRRVFDQYGEIARREPLRVVAIESDEGIESIHQHIVHIVEERLARRG, from the coding sequence ATGCGGCAGGGCTTTTTTCTTACCTTTGAGGGCCTGGATGGATCAGGCAAATCAACCCAGCTTCGCAGGCTCGCGCAATGGCTTGAGGCGCGCGGGGAATCCGTTGTCGTCACGCGCCAGCCGGGAGGCACGCGCATTGGTGACGGCATCCGTGCGTTGCTGCTTGATTCGCGCACAGAAAGTATCTCCCCCATGGCCGAGTTGGGCTTCATGTTTTCTGACCGTGCGCAGTCGATCGCCGAGGTGATTCGCCCCGCGCTCGACGCAGGCAAGATCGTGCTGTGTGACCGCTACACTGACTCGACTGAGGCCTATCAGGGCGGCGGACGCCAGCTCGGCAGCGAGTTGGTGCGCAACCTGCATCAGGTGATGTGCGGCGGGCTTGATCCTGACCTCACGCTGCTGCTGCTGCCGGACTTCGCGCGCTCCCTGGAGCGGGCGCGCCGCCGCAACGGCCGCGTGGCCGCTCGCGAAGGCAAGGACGAAGGCCGCTTTGAGCAGGAGAATGAAATCTTCTACCGCCGCGTCTTTGATCAATACGGTGAAATTGCGCGCCGGGAGCCTTTGCGTGTGGTCGCAATCGAGAGCGACGAGGGCATTGAGAGCATCCACCAGCACATCGTACACATAGTAGAAGAGCGTTTGGCGCGTCGGGGGTGA
- a CDS encoding GNAT family N-acetyltransferase encodes MQIRKARLQDATNIYEIVNSLSGDGTLLRRAFAEICENIRDFTVAESDAGIFLGCGALHLYGPHLAEVRSIVVQPEAKGQGVGGRLLFSLIDEAEQHGVGCVCLFTRIPDFFYRYGFRTVENRAALPDKIFKDCQNCPRLYRCDEVAMARGDVPRVSILGPRMEAEHLVRIAG; translated from the coding sequence ATGCAGATTCGTAAAGCGCGCCTGCAGGACGCCACCAACATCTATGAGATTGTGAACAGCCTCTCGGGAGACGGCACGCTGCTGCGGCGCGCCTTCGCTGAGATTTGCGAAAACATCCGCGACTTTACGGTAGCGGAGAGCGATGCAGGCATCTTTCTCGGCTGCGGCGCACTGCATCTCTATGGCCCGCATCTGGCAGAGGTGCGCTCCATTGTTGTGCAGCCCGAGGCCAAAGGCCAGGGCGTGGGCGGCCGCCTGCTGTTCTCACTCATCGATGAGGCCGAGCAGCACGGCGTCGGCTGCGTGTGCCTCTTCACACGCATTCCTGACTTTTTCTACCGCTATGGCTTTCGCACCGTCGAGAACCGGGCCGCGCTGCCCGACAAGATATTCAAGGACTGCCAGAATTGCCCGCGCCTCTATCGCTGCGATGAGGTCGCGATGGCACGCGGCGACGTGCCTCGCGTCTCGATCCTTGGCCCGCGCATGGAAGCCGAGCACCTCGTGCGCATTGCTGGCTGA